In Nocardia sp. NBC_00403, one DNA window encodes the following:
- a CDS encoding diguanylate cyclase domain-containing protein: MGLRELAVRWADALDGVVAPTLTRTQIEGLLAEQAEALVAAVRGTADVAVAHDAAAALVAANYRDPVAVSRSIPVICQDMVREIRPTPTTPDYEQIRDRAIVVAAEFAAGFTWALRSAALNEQETTLAAVLSAAQDAEVRSQLSEARFEAVFAGASVGIGTVDITGRVLDVNAAMAEMVGMPAATMPGRSAAEVLGPQNIGPAYAQLGRMLSGAIDRFRLETDHVRPDGTVARIDLSMSTVRDSSGRVRFLIGVAVDVTERKQLADRLWHDATHDSLTGLPNRVLFFDRLAHATPPMGMCYLDLDGFKKINDEWGHTVGDRVLRDVAQRLQASVEPVGGLVARIGGDEFIVLVEKCPGRKELDTVAGVLLAALAAPMQVAGRPIVVGASIGAVFVEDRPTEVDELMHAVDTAMYRNKAAGGARGRGQGFQLP, translated from the coding sequence GTGGGGTTGCGTGAGTTGGCGGTGCGGTGGGCCGACGCGCTCGATGGCGTCGTCGCGCCGACGCTCACGCGAACCCAGATCGAAGGATTGCTCGCCGAGCAGGCCGAGGCGCTGGTGGCGGCGGTGCGGGGGACGGCCGATGTCGCGGTCGCGCACGATGCCGCGGCGGCGCTCGTCGCCGCCAACTACCGGGATCCGGTGGCTGTCAGCCGCTCGATTCCGGTGATCTGCCAGGACATGGTCCGTGAGATCCGCCCGACCCCCACAACCCCCGACTACGAGCAGATCCGGGATCGGGCGATCGTTGTCGCCGCCGAGTTCGCCGCGGGCTTCACCTGGGCGCTGCGCAGTGCGGCGTTGAATGAACAGGAAACAACGCTGGCAGCCGTGCTGTCGGCTGCTCAGGACGCCGAGGTGCGGAGCCAGTTGTCGGAGGCCAGGTTCGAGGCTGTCTTCGCGGGCGCGTCGGTCGGCATCGGCACCGTCGACATCACCGGCCGCGTGCTGGACGTGAACGCGGCTATGGCCGAAATGGTCGGCATGCCGGCGGCCACCATGCCCGGTCGTTCGGCGGCCGAGGTGCTCGGTCCGCAGAATATCGGACCCGCTTACGCGCAACTGGGGCGAATGCTCAGCGGAGCGATCGACCGCTTCCGTCTCGAGACCGACCACGTGCGCCCGGACGGCACCGTGGCCCGCATCGACCTGTCGATGTCCACAGTGCGCGACAGTAGCGGCCGGGTCCGCTTCCTCATCGGCGTCGCCGTCGATGTGACCGAACGCAAGCAGCTCGCCGATCGCCTGTGGCACGACGCGACCCACGACAGCCTCACCGGCCTGCCGAACCGGGTGCTCTTCTTCGATCGGCTGGCCCATGCCACACCGCCGATGGGGATGTGCTACCTGGATCTCGACGGCTTCAAGAAGATCAACGACGAGTGGGGCCACACCGTCGGCGACCGAGTGTTACGCGACGTCGCGCAGCGACTACAGGCTTCCGTCGAACCGGTCGGCGGCCTGGTAGCCAGAATCGGTGGCGACGAATTCATCGTGCTGGTCGAAAAGTGTCCCGGCCGAAAAGAATTGGACACAGTCGCGGGCGTCCTACTCGCCGCGCTTGCCGCGCCGATGCAGGTTGCCGGCCGCCCAATTGTCGTCGGCGCCAGCATTGGCGCGGTATTCGTCGAGGACCGGCCGACGGAGGTCGACGAGCTGATGCATGCGGTCGACACGGCGATGTATCGGAACAAGGCCGCTGGGGGAGCGCGGGGTCGAGGCCAGGGTTTTCAGCTGCCGTAG
- a CDS encoding CGNR zinc finger domain-containing protein, with product MHFNPYGGAAAELAARLVNADPDQDLLALLDESGYKPLSTLNARQDAELRRWIAKLGAAFSAPSVELLNALLAETTSQPYISTHDGRKPHLHFARETAPIDERVKAYTAAGLAELFCADPARIGRCARAGCGLVFVDTSRNGRRRFCSTRCSNRVHVAEHRVRRSA from the coding sequence GTGCATTTCAACCCTTACGGAGGCGCGGCGGCCGAACTCGCGGCCCGATTGGTGAACGCCGACCCGGACCAGGATCTCCTCGCGTTGCTCGACGAATCCGGATACAAGCCGCTGAGCACACTGAATGCTCGCCAAGACGCAGAACTGCGCCGTTGGATCGCCAAGCTCGGCGCGGCCTTCTCCGCGCCGAGCGTCGAGCTGCTCAACGCACTGCTGGCCGAGACGACGAGTCAGCCGTACATCTCCACCCACGACGGCAGGAAGCCACACCTGCATTTCGCCCGCGAGACCGCGCCCATCGATGAGCGGGTCAAGGCTTACACCGCGGCCGGCTTGGCGGAGCTGTTCTGCGCGGATCCGGCTCGAATCGGACGCTGTGCTCGGGCCGGGTGTGGCCTGGTCTTCGTCGACACCTCCCGCAACGGGCGGCGACGGTTCTGCTCGACGCGCTGCTCGAACCGCGTGCATGTGGCCGAGCATCGAGTTCGTCGTTCGGCCTGA
- a CDS encoding SAM-dependent methyltransferase, which produces MDRPAWAPEGVDMQQASPARMYDALLGGSHNFDIDRKAAEMGKQLVPDLPRLALSNRAFLRRAVRFLADSGIRQFLDIGSGIPTAGNVHEVAQDIDPECRVLYADIDPVAVAHSRAILHGNDNATAIEADLRKPDELLARVRETGVIDFDKPVGVLLIAVLHLLSDEDRPAEMVARLRGAVRTGSYVAISHLTSALRPEDAGKLGANAANESRIGIHFRSRDAIATMFEGWALVEPGVVELPAWRPESERDLHEAPGRSLGLAGVGFKV; this is translated from the coding sequence ATGGATAGGCCGGCGTGGGCGCCCGAGGGCGTGGATATGCAGCAGGCGAGCCCGGCGCGGATGTATGACGCCCTGCTCGGTGGCTCGCACAACTTCGACATCGATCGCAAAGCCGCGGAGATGGGTAAGCAATTGGTGCCCGACCTGCCGCGCTTGGCGTTGAGCAACCGCGCCTTCCTGCGGCGGGCGGTGCGTTTCCTGGCCGATTCGGGCATCAGGCAATTCCTCGACATCGGCTCGGGCATCCCGACCGCGGGAAATGTCCATGAGGTCGCGCAGGACATCGACCCGGAGTGCCGGGTGCTCTATGCGGACATCGACCCGGTCGCGGTCGCGCATTCGCGGGCGATCCTGCATGGCAACGACAATGCCACCGCGATCGAGGCCGACCTGCGCAAACCGGACGAGCTGCTGGCTCGCGTCCGGGAAACCGGTGTGATCGACTTCGACAAGCCCGTCGGCGTGCTGCTGATCGCGGTGCTGCACCTGCTCTCGGACGAGGATCGACCCGCCGAGATGGTCGCCCGGCTTCGCGGGGCCGTCCGCACCGGCAGTTATGTCGCGATCTCCCATCTGACCTCGGCGCTGCGTCCCGAAGACGCGGGCAAGCTGGGCGCCAACGCGGCCAATGAGAGCCGGATCGGCATCCACTTCCGTTCTCGGGACGCCATCGCGACTATGTTCGAAGGATGGGCGTTGGTGGAGCCCGGGGTGGTCGAGCTGCCCGCGTGGCGGCCCGAATCCGAGCGCGATCTGCACGAGGCGCCGGGCCGCTCGCTCGGCTTGGCGGGCGTCGGCTTCAAGGTCTGA